Proteins from a genomic interval of Drosophila gunungcola strain Sukarami chromosome X unlocalized genomic scaffold, Dgunungcola_SK_2 000023F, whole genome shotgun sequence:
- the LOC128260401 gene encoding vitellogenin-1-like, which translates to MGRTGPKMQPLLVLVLVLLLQLLAPSHSIEWTLPDIIDSIGNVGTSIVDPSLLPTPQGLFEGSKQLIAGYPFEVVSNSLNVICSQALASNKIKSKITPDINKMNFQLQTACTKTNFPLTKAEEMWKSPLFDPKKKVVILATGWTTTVNGSDTIDVFSKAYNCRGDVNFVAVDAARFVDTLYTWSAFNTEEIGENIALGLVKLLDVMPVENIHLIGHSLGAHIVGSAGRHLQGLTGKIVPRITGLDPAKPCFNEGEVLSGLLRGDARFIDVIHSNPGVLGKRDPLGDVDFYPGGMGPLPAGCFSVTCAHARSWEYYAETVYPGNERNFMATRCSSMARLRDSRCPGDEVPMGYAVPPTVKGNYFLEVSADSPFGKHASIVRTSHLEHCGKCPDASTSSTTSAPISSTPVKSRSWF; encoded by the exons ATGGGACGAACTGGCCCAAAGATGCAACCGCtcctggtgctggtgctggtgctgctcctccagctcctggcTCCCTCGCACTCCATCGAATGGACGCTGCCGGACATCATCGATTCCATCGGCAATGTGGGCACCAGCATCGTGGACCCCAGTCTGCTGCCCACGCCCCAAGGCCTCTTCGAGGGCAGCAAGCAGCTCATCGCCGGCTATCCCTTCGAGGTCGTCTCCAACTCCCTCAACGTCATAT GCTCCCAGGCTCTGGCTTCCAATAAAATCAAGTCGAAAATTACGCCCGACATCAACAAGATGAACTTTCAGCTACAGACGGCATGCACGAAGACCAACTTTCCGCTCACCAAAGCGGAGGAAATGTGGAAGAGCCCTCTATTCGATCCCAAGAAGAAGGTGGTCATCCTGGCCACCGGATGGACCACCACCGTCAATGGATCGGATACCATCGATGTCTTCTCAAAGGCCTACAACTGTCGCGGCGATGTCAACTTTGTG GCAGTGGATGCAGCTCGCTTCGTGGACACCTTGTACACATGGTCGGCCTTCAACACGGAGGAGATTGGCGAGAACATAGCCCTCGGATTGGTGAAGCTGCTGGACGTGATGCCGGTGGAGAACATCCACCTGATTGGCCACAGTTTGGGTGCCCACATAGTGGGATCCGCAGGTCGGCACCTGCAGGGCCTGACCGGTAAGATAGTGCCCCGGATCACGGGATTGGACCCGGCCAAGCCCTGCTTCAACGAGGGTGAAGTTCTCTCGGGACTTTTGCGAGGAGATGCCCGTTTCATCGACGTAATCCACAGCAATCCCGGAGTGCTGGGCAAACGGGATCCGCTGGGCGATGTGGACTTCTATCCGGGCGGAATGGGACCTCTGCCCGCGGGCTGTTTCTCGGTGACCTGTGCCCACGCTCGGTCGTGGGAATACTACGCGGAGACCGTGTATCCGGGCAACGAGCGGAACTTCATGGCCACCCGCTGCAGTTCGATGGCCCGACTCCGGGATTCCCGCTGTCCGGGCGACGAGGTGCCCATGGGCTATGCCGTGCCGCCGACTGTCAAGGGCAACTACTTCCTGGAGGTCAGCGCCGACTCGCCCTTCGGTAAGCACGCCTCCATTGTGCGAACGTCCCATTTGGAGCACTGCGGCAAGTGTCCAGACGCCTCAACAAGCTCGACCACCTCGGCGCCGATTTCCTCAACCCCAGTGAAATCACGATCCTGGTTCTGA
- the LOC128260386 gene encoding vitellogenin-1-like codes for MGGMAPKMLPVQVLLLLLQILGLSQSHEFTLLGAIGHLRNLSTSILNPDLLPTPQGIFELSKDVVAGYPLHIVSTTVNFICSKALSSNVIRPKFTPNINLMHFQLQTACTKANFPLTNAEEMWMSPLFDPKKKVVILATGWTTTVNGSDTIEELSRAYNCRGDVNFVAVDAARFVDTLYTWSAFNTEEIGENIALGLVKLLDVMPVENIHLIGHSLGAHIVGSAGRHLQSLTGKIVPRITGLDPAKPCFNEGEVLSGLLRGDARFIDVIHSNPGVLGKRDPLGDVDFYPGGMGPLSVGCVLVTCAHARAWQYFTETVYPGNERNFLAARCTSLSGLRQSRCRGEEVPMGYAVPHNVKGNYFLEVRGNSPFGMNSSPVRSSQLAQCGQCPEASTITIATTARSSWRFGF; via the exons ATGGGAGGAATGGCGCCAAAGATGCTTCCGGTCCAGGTGCTTCTGCTCCTTCTCCAGATTTTGGGTCTCTCGCAGTCCCACGAATTTACCCTGCTGGGTGCAATTGGTCACCTCAGGAATCTAAGCACCAGCATTTTGAATCCCGACCTGCTGCCCACGCCCCAAGGTATCTTCGAACTCAGCAAAGATGTCGTCGCCGGTTATCCCCTCCACATCGTCTCCACCACCGTCAATTTTATAT GTTCCAAGGCTCTGTCCTCCAACGTAATCCGTCCGAAATTTACGCCGAACATCAATCTGATGCACTTTCAACTGCAGACGGCTTGCACGAAGGCTAACTTTCCGCTCACCAATGCAGAGGAAATGTGGATGAGCCCTCTATTCGATCCCAAAAAGAAGGTGGTCATTCTGGCCACGGGATGGACCACCACAGTCAATGGATCGGATACCATCGAGGAGTTATCAAGGGCCTATAATTGTCGCGGCGATGTCAACTTTGTG GCAGTGGATGCAGCTCGCTTCGTGGACACCTTGTATACATGGTCGGCCTTCAACACGGAGGAGATTGGCGAGAACATAGCCCTCGGATTGGTGAAGCTGCTGGACGTGATGCCGGTGGAGAACATCCACCTGATTGGCCACAGTTTGGGTGCCCACATAGTGGGATCCGCAGGTCGGCACCTGCAGAGCCTGACCGGTAAGATAGTGCCCCGGATCACGGGATTGGACCCGGCCAAGCCCTGCTTCAACGAGGGTGAAGTTCTCTCGGGACTTTTGCGAGGAGATGCCCGTTTCATCGACGTCATCCACAGCAATCCCGGAGTGCTGGGCAAACGGGATCCGCTGGGCGATGTGGACTTCTATCCGGGCGGAATGGGACCCCTGTCCGTGGGCTGTGTGTTGGTGACATGCGCCCATGCCCGCGCCTGGCAATATTTCACGGAGACCGTGTATCCCGGCAATGAGCGCAACTTTTTGGCCGCACGCTGCACATCGCTTTCTGGACTCCGGCAATCCCGCTGCAGGGGTGAGGAGGTGCCCATGGGCTACGCCGTGCCGCACAATGTCAAGGGCAACTACTTCCTGGAGGTCAGAGGCAATTCGCCCTTCGGCATGAATAGCTCCCCTGTGCGATCCTCCCAATTGGCACAGTGCGGCCAGTGCCCAGAAGCCTCAACGATCACGATTGCCACAACCGCGCGAAGCTCGTGGAGATTCGGGTTCTGA
- the LOC128260395 gene encoding uncharacterized transmembrane protein DDB_G0289901, with translation MKVFIVLCALVACVSAGVVRSSGWGSNPWGGSSSGWNSGWTAQQPQVIKVIKLGGGGGGHSGWGNSAGWGGNSGWGSGSSGWSSGNSGWGGNSGWGGGNSGWSSGNSGWNGNSGWGSGNSGWSSGNSGWW, from the coding sequence ATGAAGGTGTTCATTGTACTGTGCGCATTGGTGGCCTGCGTTTCCGCAGGAGTGGTGCGATCCTCGGGCTGGGGATCGAATCCTTGGGGCGGCAGCAGTTCGGGCTGGAACAGTGGGTGGACCGCCCAGCAGCCGCAGGTCATCAAGGTCATCAAGCTGggaggaggcggtggcggCCACTCTGGATGGGGCAATAGCGCCGGATGGGGTGGCAACTCCGGATGGGGCAGCGGCAGCTCTGGCTGGAGCAGCGGCAACTCTGGATGGGGCGGCAATTCCGGATGGGGCGGCGGCAACTCTGGCTGGAGCAGCGGCAACTCTGGATGGAACGGAAACTCCGGATGGGGCAGCGGCAACTCTGGCTGGAGCAGCGGCAACTCTGGATGGTGGTAA